Proteins encoded in a region of the Teredinibacter purpureus genome:
- a CDS encoding putative selenate ABC transporter substrate-binding protein yields the protein MNTFKLFIGIIFLILTFSVSAQTFTFTAIPDEDESRLVERFSKISDYLAQTLGIEVTYIPVKSYAAAVTAFRNNQVQLAWFGGLSGVQARIQVPGSQALAQGYEDQFFKTYFIAHHSTNITPSENFPNAIKDKTFTFGSKGSTSGRLMPEFYIREHFKQAPEKAFTRVGFSGDHSMTLAQVQAGAYQVGALNYLVWETAVSEGKVDLEKVNVIWTTPDYPDYQWTIRGDADSQYGKGFTQKVQHALLNMKDESLLKRFPRTSFVPASNSDYQAIEDTARAIHLLQ from the coding sequence ATGAACACATTCAAACTTTTCATCGGAATAATATTTTTAATTTTAACTTTTTCGGTTAGCGCGCAAACCTTCACGTTCACCGCTATTCCAGATGAAGACGAATCTCGGCTGGTGGAACGGTTTAGTAAAATAAGCGACTACCTCGCGCAAACGTTAGGGATAGAAGTTACGTATATACCCGTAAAGTCCTATGCGGCGGCCGTCACCGCATTTCGTAACAACCAAGTACAACTGGCCTGGTTTGGTGGGCTTTCGGGGGTACAGGCCCGTATACAAGTACCTGGTTCGCAAGCACTCGCTCAAGGGTACGAAGACCAGTTTTTTAAAACCTATTTTATCGCGCACCACAGCACGAATATAACGCCCTCGGAAAATTTCCCTAACGCAATAAAAGATAAGACCTTTACGTTTGGATCTAAGGGTTCCACTTCTGGTCGGCTTATGCCCGAATTTTATATTCGTGAACACTTTAAGCAAGCCCCCGAAAAAGCCTTTACTCGCGTTGGGTTTTCGGGCGACCACAGCATGACACTCGCTCAAGTACAGGCAGGCGCCTACCAAGTAGGGGCGTTAAATTACCTTGTATGGGAAACAGCGGTTTCAGAAGGTAAAGTCGACCTTGAGAAAGTGAACGTTATTTGGACAACGCCCGATTATCCCGATTATCAATGGACAATACGCGGTGACGCAGACAGCCAATACGGCAAAGGTTTTACACAAAAGGTACAACATGCTCTACTCAACATGAAAGACGAATCCTTGCTGAAACGTTTTCCTCGTACGTCGTTTGTACCTGCCAGTAACAGCGACTACCAAGCAATAGAAGATACTGCGCGCGCCATACACTTATTGCAATGA